The nucleotide window GGCCGAGAATCCGGTTGGCGCGTCGCAGGACGTGTATGCAGGTTTCGGCGACGAAGGCGTTGGAGGCCTCCTGGACAACGAAAACGAAGGTGTCCGACAAGCTGCGCTGGTCGCGCAGCGGGCGCGGATCGGGGGTGCCGAGGGGATCGAGGTTTGAAAGGTACATGTCTTGTCTGACTTTCCCTGTTGCGAACGGATCCCTGAATTCCGTGCTTGGTGATCTTGCCTTTAGGTTACGTTGAGGAGCGAGGTCTCTACCGCGTGCAGGAAGGACCCTGCAGAGGAGGATGCGGAGAGGAGGAGATAGGCGTCGGGGCCGGTGCGGAGGATCAGCACGCCCAGGTGCTCCATGACCGTGCGCGCGGCGGCGCCTTCGGCAAAGGCATCGGGGTGCAGGTCGATCGGGCAGATGCGTTCCAGCGCGGTGCGGGCCAGCGGGCCGTCGAGCATGAGGCCGGACCAGACATCGGTCTGGTCGGTGGTGTAGGCCGCGCCGTTGAGCAGGCCTTGCACATACGGTTCGGCATCGGGCGTCGCGCGGGTGAAGATCGCGAAGGCCTGGTCGGGGCCAAGCCGCACCAGGCGGGTGTCGTCCTTGCCCATGACCGACTGGCCCGGCGCGGGCAGGTCGGCGTCGAAGGCGAATCTGATCGCTTTCAGCGCCGCGTCCTCGGCCCCGAGGGGCAGGGCGATGGACACGATCGCCAGGTTGGCGGGCGCGTGAAGCCGCGTGTCGCCGAAGCCGTGGTCAAAGCCCTTGAGGGGCGGTTCCGAGGTGAGGGTGAAATCAGCCACGCAGACGCTCTCCTTCAGGGTCGACGAAATGGGCCGAAACGATTTCGACCTCCATCTCGGTGCCGTGCACGGGGCTGACCGCGCGGACGATTTCGCCCATGCGCTCGTGCCCGCTCTTGAGGAAGCCCAAGCCGATATGGTGGCCGAGGTTGGGTGAATAGGCCACCGAAGTCATCCAGCCCTGGTCGTGCTCCATGTCGGCGGGGGCATGTTTGTTGAGAAAATGCGAGCCGGCGATCAGTTTCCTGTCGCGGTCGACGGGGCGGAAGCCGACCAGCCGCACGGCATCTTCGCGGATCAGTTCGGGGCGTTGCGCCAGGACCTGACCAATGCATTCCTTCTTCTGGCTGACCATCTTGCCCAGCCCGATATTGTGGGCTGTGGTCTGGCCGTTCAGCTCGTTGCCGGTGCAGTGGCCTTTCTCGATGCGCATGACGCCCAGTGCCTCGGTTCCATACGGTGCCGCATCGAACTCCTTGCCGGCCTCGTTCAGCACCGCCATCATCGAGTTGCCGTATCGGGCGGGCACGGCGATTTCATAGGCCATTTCGCCCGAGAACGAGATCCGGAAGAGCCGCGCGGGCGTGCCGCCGCAGACGGTGATCTGACCGCAGGCCATGAAGGGGAACGCCTCGTTCGAGATGTCGTGTTCGGCGTCGATCACCTTGCGCAGAAGGTCGCGGGATTTCGGCCCGGCGACGGCGAACTGCGCCCAGCCGTCGGTGGTGGAGATCAGGTGCACGTCCATGTCGGGCCAGAGGCACTGGCGTGCGAATTCGAGCCGGCGGAAGACCGTGACCGCGTTGGCGGTAGTGGTGGTCATCACGTAGTGGTTTTCGCCCATCCGCGCGGTGGTGCCGTCGTCGTAACAGATGCCGTCCTCGCGCAGCATCAGGCCATAGCGGACCCGGCCGACCTTGAGGGTCGAGAAGGTGTTGGCATAGACCTTGTCGAGGAAGGCGCCGGCATCCTTGCCCTGGATGTCGATCTTGCCCAACGTGGTGACGTCGCAGATGCCGACACTCGTGCGGGCCGTGAGCGCCTCGCGGTCGACGGAATCGCGCCAGCCCTTCTCGCCCGGACGCGTGTACCATTCGGCCCGCAGCCAGTTGCCCACGGTGACGAAGCTGGCGCCGTTCTCCTCGGCCCATTTGTGGCTGGGGGTCAGGCGGTAGGGGCGGAAATCCTTGCCGCGCGCGCGCCCGGCCAGCGCGCCGATGGGCACGGGCGTGTAGGGCGGGCGGAAGATGGTGGTGCCGACCTCGGGGATGGTCTTGCCGCGCTCCTCGGCCAGGATCGCGAGGCCGGCAATGTTCGACGTCTTGCCCTGGTCGGTGGCCATGCCCATCGTGGTGTAGCGCTTGAGCAGTTCGACCGAGCGGAAACCCTCGGTATTGGCGAGCTTGATGTCCTTGACGGTGACGTCGTTCTGCAGGTCGACCCAGGCGCGGTGCTTGCTTTGTTTGACGTGCCAAAAGGCGGCGGTCTCGCGCGGCTCATCCTCGGCTTTCGGCAGGTCGGCGGCGGTGGCCTTGATCCCGATCGCGTCGAGCTGTGTGGTCGCCTGAGCCTGTCCTTCAGCCAATGCGGCGGCGAGGGTCATGGACCCGTTCGCGGCCCCGGCAACGACCATTCCGACGGGCAAATCGCCGCCCGGTACAAAGGCGCAGAGGTCGTCGCGCCATGTGGGGCGGCCGCGCTGGTGGCAGGTGAGGTGGACGTTGGGGTTCCAGCCGCCGGACACGGCCAGCGCATCGACGGGAATGACCTTGCCATTGGTCAGGGTGATCGACTTCACGCCTTTGCGCCCGATGGTGTTCATCACCGCCTCGCCCGCGACGTGGCGCACGCCGGGCAGGTCGATGGGGGCGGGCTTGTCACGGCTGTCGACCACGACGGGAACCTCGATGCCCTTGGCGATCAGGTCGGCGGCGGTGCGCCAGCCGTCATCGTTGTTGGTGAAGACGGCGACGTGTTTGCCGGGCGTGGCGGCGTAGCGGTTGGCATAGCTGCGCACGGCGCTCGCCAGCATGATGCCGGGCCGGTCGTTGTTGCCGAAGGCGATGGGACGCTCGGTGGCGCCTGCAGCCAGAACGGCCCGCTTGGAATAGATGCGCCACAGGACCTGCCGGGGCTTGCCGCCGCCATCGGAAAGGTGATCGGTGCAGCGCTCGAGCGCGCCGTAGATGCCGTGATCGTAGGCACCATAGACAGTGGTGCGCGGCATGAGGCGGACGTTGTCCATCGACCCCAACTCAGCGGCGGTCTGCGCCGCCCAGTCTGTGCCGGACATCCCGCCCAGTTCCAGCGTCTCGGAGTTGAGGCGCCCGCCGGCGCGGAAATCCTCGTCGGCGAGGATCACGCGGGCACCGGCGCGCGCGGCGGTCAGCGCCGCCATCAGGCCCGAGGGACCCGCGCCAATGACCAGCAGGTCGCAATGCAGGAAACCCTTGTCGTAGGTGTCGGGGTCGTCCTTCATCGACAGGCGGCCAAGGCCGGCAGCGGAGCGGATGATCGGCTCGTAAAGCTTTTCCCAGAACGCCTTGGGCCACATGAAGGTCTTGTAGTAGAAACCCGCCGACAGGAAAGGCGAGAAGAAGTCGTTGACCGCCAGGAGGTCGTATTCCAGCGAGCCGCGATGGTTCTGCGAGGTGGCGTTGAGGCCATCGAAGAGCTCGACCATCGTGGCGCGTGTGTTCGGCTCCTGGTAGGCGCCGTCGCG belongs to Roseovarius sp. THAF27 and includes:
- a CDS encoding sarcosine oxidase subunit gamma, with protein sequence MADFTLTSEPPLKGFDHGFGDTRLHAPANLAIVSIALPLGAEDAALKAIRFAFDADLPAPGQSVMGKDDTRLVRLGPDQAFAIFTRATPDAEPYVQGLLNGAAYTTDQTDVWSGLMLDGPLARTALERICPIDLHPDAFAEGAAARTVMEHLGVLILRTGPDAYLLLSASSSAGSFLHAVETSLLNVT
- a CDS encoding sarcosine oxidase subunit alpha family protein encodes the protein MTGENRIKGGLIDRSKEIKFRFNDKWFRGHPGDTLASALLANGQLLVGRSFKYHRPRGVFTDGSEEPNALVHLRDGAYQEPNTRATMVELFDGLNATSQNHRGSLEYDLLAVNDFFSPFLSAGFYYKTFMWPKAFWEKLYEPIIRSAAGLGRLSMKDDPDTYDKGFLHCDLLVIGAGPSGLMAALTAARAGARVILADEDFRAGGRLNSETLELGGMSGTDWAAQTAAELGSMDNVRLMPRTTVYGAYDHGIYGALERCTDHLSDGGGKPRQVLWRIYSKRAVLAAGATERPIAFGNNDRPGIMLASAVRSYANRYAATPGKHVAVFTNNDDGWRTAADLIAKGIEVPVVVDSRDKPAPIDLPGVRHVAGEAVMNTIGRKGVKSITLTNGKVIPVDALAVSGGWNPNVHLTCHQRGRPTWRDDLCAFVPGGDLPVGMVVAGAANGSMTLAAALAEGQAQATTQLDAIGIKATAADLPKAEDEPRETAAFWHVKQSKHRAWVDLQNDVTVKDIKLANTEGFRSVELLKRYTTMGMATDQGKTSNIAGLAILAEERGKTIPEVGTTIFRPPYTPVPIGALAGRARGKDFRPYRLTPSHKWAEENGASFVTVGNWLRAEWYTRPGEKGWRDSVDREALTARTSVGICDVTTLGKIDIQGKDAGAFLDKVYANTFSTLKVGRVRYGLMLREDGICYDDGTTARMGENHYVMTTTTANAVTVFRRLEFARQCLWPDMDVHLISTTDGWAQFAVAGPKSRDLLRKVIDAEHDISNEAFPFMACGQITVCGGTPARLFRISFSGEMAYEIAVPARYGNSMMAVLNEAGKEFDAAPYGTEALGVMRIEKGHCTGNELNGQTTAHNIGLGKMVSQKKECIGQVLAQRPELIREDAVRLVGFRPVDRDRKLIAGSHFLNKHAPADMEHDQGWMTSVAYSPNLGHHIGLGFLKSGHERMGEIVRAVSPVHGTEMEVEIVSAHFVDPEGERLRG